Proteins from one Natrinema salifodinae genomic window:
- a CDS encoding BCCT family transporter, which translates to MSLWHVFGLEEADDGEKLLFFITGGVLLVVAAVGILSPQRLNNTLNGAFEWVLTYFGWWFMLLGLILFIFSAFMVFSRYGHIRIGGQDAEPEFDLFSWLAMVFTVGYSGSIIIWGVGEPISIVANPPPDPQPVAGVPIESLALSFMFIHEVFPGLAMWYPPFALAFGLIIYTRGTETYKFSSMLKVFLDTDRYTFLYWTVDLAALIAIIGGVAAAIGFSAQVFAALLDTVFGVPATIFTYGLFGILGLVFLGDVWLGLRKGIRNAARITVILMLITFAFLLVVGPTLFTINLGLDAGGVWLNNMFRLSLYSAPTAAANWPQQWTSFWWAWWAAWGLFVGSFVARVSKGRTIRETFVCLVVIPGVLLWIQHSIVGGWVLAPGYIDPVSNALTDGGIPAAVATAVTLTPFGSLLGVLLMLVIAGYVVTSLDSAVYILSSITLGNEDPNARNRAWWGILLSFLGVMTLELPVFDAMQAFPPVLALPFTLFLLAIVYASYISAREHYRENFAISDEETLITAAKTNETPVREHDDD; encoded by the coding sequence ATGAGTCTCTGGCACGTCTTCGGGTTAGAAGAGGCGGACGACGGCGAGAAACTGCTCTTTTTCATCACAGGTGGCGTTTTGTTGGTAGTAGCGGCCGTCGGGATCCTGAGTCCACAACGGCTCAACAACACGCTCAATGGGGCCTTCGAATGGGTACTAACTTACTTCGGTTGGTGGTTCATGTTACTCGGACTTATATTATTCATTTTCTCGGCGTTCATGGTCTTCTCTCGGTACGGCCACATTCGAATCGGGGGACAAGACGCTGAACCGGAATTCGATCTGTTTTCGTGGCTCGCGATGGTGTTCACGGTCGGATATAGCGGATCCATCATCATTTGGGGAGTCGGCGAGCCGATCTCGATTGTAGCCAATCCGCCGCCGGATCCACAGCCAGTTGCGGGAGTCCCGATAGAATCGCTCGCACTTTCGTTTATGTTCATCCACGAGGTTTTCCCGGGGCTCGCCATGTGGTATCCGCCGTTCGCGTTAGCGTTCGGATTGATCATCTACACGCGCGGCACGGAAACGTATAAATTCAGTTCGATGTTGAAGGTCTTCCTCGATACGGATCGGTACACGTTCCTCTACTGGACTGTCGATCTCGCTGCGCTGATCGCCATTATCGGCGGCGTTGCAGCAGCTATTGGGTTCTCTGCGCAGGTATTTGCTGCCCTCTTGGATACCGTGTTCGGAGTCCCCGCGACGATATTTACGTACGGACTGTTCGGAATTCTCGGGTTAGTCTTCCTCGGCGACGTCTGGTTAGGACTGCGAAAGGGGATTCGTAACGCGGCTCGGATTACGGTTATTCTCATGCTGATCACGTTCGCATTTCTTCTCGTAGTCGGCCCAACACTGTTCACGATTAATCTTGGGCTCGATGCCGGTGGCGTCTGGCTTAATAATATGTTCCGGCTCTCCTTGTATTCCGCACCAACGGCTGCGGCCAACTGGCCGCAGCAATGGACCAGTTTCTGGTGGGCCTGGTGGGCCGCGTGGGGCCTGTTCGTCGGCAGTTTCGTTGCTCGCGTATCGAAGGGCCGAACCATTCGTGAAACCTTCGTTTGCCTCGTAGTCATTCCCGGAGTGTTGCTCTGGATACAGCACTCCATCGTTGGCGGATGGGTGCTTGCACCGGGATATATCGACCCAGTCAGTAACGCGCTGACCGACGGCGGCATCCCGGCCGCAGTCGCAACTGCGGTTACCCTCACACCGTTCGGATCCCTCTTAGGAGTCCTGCTCATGCTGGTGATCGCAGGGTACGTCGTCACGTCTCTGGATTCGGCCGTCTATATCTTATCTTCGATAACTCTCGGCAATGAAGATCCGAACGCGCGAAATCGGGCCTGGTGGGGAATTCTCCTCTCGTTCCTCGGCGTGATGACGCTGGAGCTACCCGTGTTCGACGCGATGCAAGCGTTTCCACCGGTGCTCGCTCTCCCGTTTACGCTCTTCCTCTTAGCGATCGTCTACGCGAGTTATATTTCTGCCCGCGAACACTATCGAGAGAACTTCGCGATATCGGACGAAGAGACACTAATCACGGCCGCGAAAACGAACGAGACTCCGGTGCGGGAACACGACGACGATTAG
- a CDS encoding iron-containing alcohol dehydrogenase, whose protein sequence is MSLGDYTLTFPIWVEFGNGASENIGPIVDTQGWEKALIVTDRGVLDAGLVDGIKTSLTAAGIAYTTYDGVEPNPTVEMVDEATETVAEEECDVIVSVGGGSSIDVGKGASLMATNPGELVDYEVTSTEEVMEEPIENHPLPLVTVPTTAGTGSEVDYWAVVTDEEREFKMALGQSPLYPGGPYLGAEISLVDPALTATLPPRQTAATGFDAFSHALENHVSAACPPIVKPMTEHVMGLVSEYLPTAYEDGEMEAREQMMFGSHVAGFCENFAGFGAIHSLAETTGGMYPEIPHGEAIAAYTPAVMRYNIETVPGRYAEVAEAMGIDVSGRSDEEAAMDAVGAVEDLIDKVDLPSSLRDLGVAAEDLPEIAEKSLDTIEIHDNPRDADSDDLLKVARDAY, encoded by the coding sequence ATGAGTCTCGGTGACTATACGCTGACGTTTCCGATCTGGGTCGAGTTCGGGAACGGCGCCAGCGAGAATATCGGGCCGATCGTTGACACGCAAGGGTGGGAGAAAGCGCTGATCGTCACGGATCGGGGTGTCCTCGACGCCGGATTGGTCGACGGGATAAAAACGTCGCTCACGGCTGCAGGAATTGCGTACACTACGTACGATGGAGTCGAGCCCAATCCGACGGTCGAAATGGTCGACGAGGCGACGGAAACCGTGGCGGAAGAAGAGTGTGACGTCATCGTTTCCGTTGGCGGCGGAAGCTCGATCGACGTTGGAAAAGGGGCGTCGTTGATGGCGACCAATCCCGGAGAACTCGTCGATTATGAGGTTACATCGACTGAAGAGGTCATGGAAGAACCGATCGAAAATCACCCCCTTCCGTTGGTTACGGTGCCGACGACTGCTGGAACCGGGAGCGAAGTCGATTACTGGGCCGTCGTAACCGACGAGGAACGCGAGTTCAAGATGGCCCTCGGCCAGTCGCCGTTGTACCCTGGCGGCCCGTATCTAGGCGCCGAGATATCGCTCGTCGATCCGGCTTTGACGGCGACGCTACCGCCGAGACAGACCGCCGCGACCGGCTTCGATGCCTTCTCCCATGCCCTCGAGAACCACGTTTCGGCCGCCTGTCCTCCGATCGTCAAACCGATGACCGAGCACGTGATGGGTCTCGTTTCGGAGTACCTGCCGACCGCCTACGAAGATGGAGAAATGGAGGCGCGTGAACAGATGATGTTCGGCTCGCACGTAGCGGGTTTCTGCGAAAACTTCGCCGGGTTCGGCGCGATCCACTCCCTGGCCGAGACGACCGGCGGGATGTATCCCGAAATTCCACACGGTGAGGCCATCGCTGCGTACACGCCGGCGGTGATGCGATACAACATCGAAACCGTTCCCGGTCGATACGCTGAAGTCGCCGAGGCGATGGGCATAGACGTATCCGGGCGATCCGATGAGGAGGCCGCTATGGATGCGGTGGGTGCCGTAGAGGATCTCATCGACAAGGTCGACCTTCCGTCGAGCCTCCGGGATCTTGGCGTCGCAGCGGAGGATCTCCCGGAGATCGCGGAGAAGTCGTTAGACACGATCGAGATCCATGACAATCCTCGAGACGCGGATTCCGACGATCTCCTGAAAGTCGCTCGCGATGCCTACTGA
- a CDS encoding aldehyde dehydrogenase family protein has translation MVSETFSGQVRENHMKAREQVRDSSDFNSWIDGSRYDTEKTFETIDPVIGEPITTIPRCHSREVDTAVDAAWRAFDEEWSETTPAERSQLLFDWIEVLRDHIDELSVIECIDTGKPISQARGEVEGAIGTLAYYASICQSQEGRQISTAEDLHLYTRKEPYGVVGQITPWNFPIWAAAWKLGPALGAGNTTVLKPSAEAPMTTIRIAELSEGIFPDGVVNVVTGTGSEVGGALTEHDRVRKISFTGSVSVGQKVMKAAAENVAPVTLELGGKSPFIVFPDADLEKAVNAVADGIFYSTGEICDAFSRTIVHESVHGEFVDRFIEKAESYTLGDPLDEETTMGPLTTESQYETVMEYIEAGESEGATLLTGGGTPDDTDLQNGWFVEPTVFDDVENDMRIAREEIFGPVQTINTFSSYDEAIELANDTEFGLAAGIATERTSIVHNAAADIEAGLIYVNEYGPILPEAPYGGFKASGIGKDLGTEVLDHYQQTKSVYVNLDDPEL, from the coding sequence ATGGTATCCGAGACGTTCAGCGGTCAGGTACGGGAGAACCACATGAAAGCAAGAGAACAGGTTAGGGACAGCAGCGATTTCAATTCCTGGATAGACGGGTCTCGATACGATACGGAGAAGACGTTCGAGACGATCGATCCCGTGATCGGTGAACCAATTACGACGATTCCGCGATGCCATTCGAGAGAGGTCGATACGGCGGTCGATGCCGCTTGGAGAGCGTTCGATGAAGAGTGGTCGGAGACGACCCCTGCTGAGCGATCCCAGCTCCTGTTCGATTGGATCGAAGTACTCCGCGATCACATCGATGAACTGTCCGTAATAGAGTGTATAGACACCGGAAAACCGATTTCGCAGGCGCGTGGGGAGGTCGAAGGTGCGATAGGAACCTTAGCGTACTACGCCTCGATCTGTCAGAGCCAGGAGGGACGACAGATATCCACCGCCGAAGATCTGCACCTGTACACGCGCAAGGAGCCGTACGGTGTGGTCGGACAGATAACGCCGTGGAACTTCCCGATCTGGGCGGCTGCGTGGAAACTCGGACCTGCGCTCGGGGCGGGGAACACCACCGTGCTCAAGCCGTCGGCGGAGGCCCCGATGACGACGATTCGAATTGCCGAACTCTCCGAGGGCATCTTCCCGGATGGCGTCGTTAACGTCGTGACCGGAACTGGATCGGAAGTCGGCGGAGCACTGACCGAGCACGACCGTGTCCGCAAAATCTCGTTCACTGGCAGCGTTAGTGTCGGACAGAAAGTGATGAAGGCAGCCGCCGAAAACGTCGCTCCGGTCACGTTAGAACTCGGCGGCAAATCTCCGTTTATCGTATTTCCTGATGCCGACCTGGAAAAGGCGGTCAACGCCGTCGCGGACGGGATTTTTTATAGCACAGGCGAGATCTGCGATGCATTCTCTCGAACGATAGTTCACGAGAGCGTCCACGGAGAGTTCGTCGACCGGTTTATCGAAAAAGCCGAATCCTACACGCTCGGCGATCCGCTTGACGAAGAAACGACGATGGGGCCGCTAACCACGGAATCCCAATACGAGACGGTCATGGAATACATCGAAGCCGGCGAAAGCGAGGGTGCAACGTTGCTGACGGGCGGTGGAACACCGGACGATACCGACCTCCAGAACGGCTGGTTCGTGGAGCCGACCGTGTTCGACGATGTCGAGAACGATATGCGTATCGCCCGAGAGGAGATCTTCGGCCCCGTTCAGACGATCAATACGTTTTCCAGCTACGACGAGGCGATCGAACTCGCGAACGACACCGAATTCGGTCTAGCGGCGGGTATCGCTACCGAACGGACGTCTATCGTCCACAATGCGGCCGCGGATATCGAAGCAGGGCTCATTTATGTTAACGAGTACGGTCCGATTCTGCCGGAAGCCCCGTACGGCGGCTTCAAAGCGTCGGGTATCGGGAAGGATTTGGGGACGGAAGTGCTCGACCACTACCAGCAGACGAAATCCGTCTACGTCAATCTCGACGACCCGGAGCTATGA